A single region of the Phalacrocorax carbo chromosome 4, bPhaCar2.1, whole genome shotgun sequence genome encodes:
- the LOC104042654 gene encoding alcohol dehydrogenase 1, whose translation MATSGKVIRCRAAVAWAAGKPLSVEEVEVAPPKAGEVRIKIVATGICRTDSHVLEGCFPNVDFPVIPGHEGAGIVESIGEGVTSVKPGDKVIPLCLPQCGECSFCLDPESNYCLKSHASEPQNLLPDKTSRFTCKGKQIHHFLWVSTFAEYTVIPEYAVAKIDVAAPLDKVCLLGCGFSTGYGAAINTAKVKPGSTCAIFGVGGVGLSVVMGCKAAGASRIIAIDINKDKFAKAKELGATDCISPQDFKKPIQEVLIEMTGHGVDYSFEVIGHVDTITAALASCKMSTGVSVVIGIPASGSVISVNPVLLLSGRTWKATVLGGWKMRDCIPKLVSSYLEKKFNSDLLITHTLPITKVNEGFELLHAGKSIRSVLLF comes from the exons ATGGCCACTTCTGGAAAA GTTATCAgatgcagagctgctgttgccTGGGCTGCAGGCAAGCCACTCTCTGTTGAGGAGGTGGAAGTTGCGCCTCCAAAAGCAGGTGAAGTCCGTATCAAG ATTGTGGCCACCGGCATCTGCCGCACAGACAGCCACGTTTTGGAAGGTTGCTTTCCTAATGTGGATTTCCCAGTTATCCCAGGCCACGAGGGAGCTGGGATTGTGGAAAGCATTGGAGAAGGAGTGACCTCTGTGAAACCAG GAGACAAAGTCATCCCCCTTTGCCTTCCACAGTGTGGGGAATGCAGCTTCTGCCTGGATCCCGAATCCAACTACTGCCTGAAGTCCCA TGCCTCTGAACCACAAAACCTGCTGCCTGACAAGACCAGCCGGTTCACTTGCAAAGGGAAGCAGATCCACCACTTCCTATGGGTCAGCACCTTTGCAGAATACACCGTGATCCCAGAGTACGCCGTTGCCAAGATAGACGTTGCTGCACCTCTGGACAAAGTCTGCTTGCTTGGCTGTGGGTTTTCCACAGGCTACGGGGCTGCCATCAACACTGCCAAG GTAAAACCAGGCTCCACCTGTGCCATCTTCGGTGTTGGAGGAGTTGGTCTTTCTGTTGTCAtgggctgcaaagcagctggagCTTCCCGAATCATTGCCATCGATATCAACAAGGACAAGTTTGCAAAGGCCAAGGAGCTGGGAGCCACCGACTGCATCAGTCCTCAGGACTTCAAGAAGCCCATCCAGGAGGTGCTCATTGAGATGACTGGACACGGTGTAGACTACTCCTTTGAGGTCATCGGGCATGTGGATACCATA ACTGCTGCCCTGGCATCCTGCAAGATGAGCACTGGCGTCTCTGTGGTGATTGGGATACCAGCTTCTGGTTCAGTGATTTCCGTCAATCCTGTGCTCCTGCTGTCTGGGCGTACATGGAAGGCAACTGTGCTCGGAG GTTGGAAGATGAGAGATTGCATCCCCAAATTAGTTTCCAGCTATTTGGAGAAGAAATTCAACTCAGACTTGCTGATCACACACACACTGCCAATCACTAAAGTGAATGAGGGATTTGAGTTGTTACATGCAGGAAAAAG
- the LOC104042655 gene encoding alcohol dehydrogenase 1: MSMAGKVIKCKAAVMWEANKPFSIEDVEVAPPKAHELRIKIVATGICRSDDHVVTGALVMPFPIILGHEAAGVVESVGQGVTSIKPGDKVIPLFVPQCGECKTCLSTRGNLCSKNDISSGAGLMPDGTTRFTCKGKAIHHFLGTSTFTEYTVVHETAVAKIDSAAPLEKVCLIGCGFSTGYGAAVQTAKVEPGSTCAVFGLGGVGLSVVMGCKAAGASRIIAVDINSNKFAKAKELGATDCVNPKDFKKPIEEVLIEMTGHGVDYSFEVIGRTETMAAALACCQYNYGVSVIVGVPPAAQKITFDPLLLFTGRTWKGSVFGGWKSKDSVPKLVADYMKKKFVLDPLITHTLPFTKINEGFDLLRTGKSIRSVLVF, translated from the exons ATGAGCATGGCAGGCAAA GTTATTAAATGCAAAGCAGCAGTAATGTGGGAAGCCAATAAACCATTTTCTATCGAGGATGTGGAAGTTGCCCCACCAAAAGCACATGAACTTCGCATAAAG ATCGTGGCCACAGGGATCTGTCGCTCTGATGACCATGTGGTAACTGGTGCACTGGTTATGCCTTTTCCAATTATTCTGGGGCATGAAGCAGCTGGTGTTGTGGAGAGTGTTGGGCAGGGAGTAACTTCGATCAAACCAG GAGACAAGGTTATTCCACTCTTTGTTCCACAATGTGGGGAGTGCAAAACTTGCTTAAGCACCAGGGGTAATCTGTGCAGTAAAAATGA CATTTCTTCAGGTGCTGGATTAATGCCTGATGGCACCACTAGATTCACCTGTAAAGGAAAAGCAATTCACCATTTTCTTGGTACAAGTACCTTCACTGAATACACAGTAGTGCATGAAACTGCTGTAGCCAAAATTGATTCTGCTGCACCTCTGGAAAAAGTTTGTCTGATTGGCTGTGGATTTTCAACTGGCTATGGGGCTGCTGTACAGACTGCCAAG GTGGAACCAGGCTCCACCTGTGCTGTCTTCGGCCTCGGAGGAGTTGGCCTTTCTGTTGTAATGGGCTGCAAGGCGGCTGGAGCTTCCCGCATCATAGCTGTTGATATCAATAGCAACAAGTTTGCCAAGGCCAAGGAGCTGGGTGCTACCGACTGCGTCAACCCTAAAGATTTCAAGAAGCCTATTGAGGAAGTGTTGATCGAAATGACTGGCCACGGTGTGGACTACTCCTTTGAGGTCATCGGCCGTACTGAAACCATG GCTGCGGCCTTGGCCTGTTGCCAGTACAACTATGGAGTCAGTGTGATTGTGGGAGTGCCTCCTGCAGCACAAAAGATCACCTTCGACCCCTTGCTCCTCTTCACTGGTCGCACCTGGAAAGGGTCTGTCTTTGGAG gctgGAAGAGTAAAGATTCAGTCCCTAAACTGGTTGCTgactacatgaaaaaaaaatttgttctgGATCCATTAATAACCCACACACTTCCTTTCACTAAAATCAATGAAGGATTTGATCTGCTGAGGACAGGGAAGAG CATTCGCAGTGTCCTGGTGTTTTAG